The Methanocella arvoryzae MRE50 genome includes a region encoding these proteins:
- the tmk gene encoding dTMP kinase, which translates to MSHDKKGFLISIEGIDGAGKSTQIKMLQRWMQDRKIEHVILKEPTAGQYGREIARRAIAHEATSTEEELWLFMEDRKEDVEKNILPALRAGKVVVMDRYYQSNIAYQGARGLDTEKIREENERFSPRPDLVIVLDIDPARGLSRIVNQRKSQLDAFEKEEYLQKVRNIFLDIGRQPNGVIISADQSPEKVHQEIVKAIEERLPADFFK; encoded by the coding sequence ATGAGCCACGACAAAAAGGGGTTCCTGATCAGCATCGAGGGCATCGACGGGGCTGGCAAGTCCACCCAGATCAAGATGCTGCAGCGGTGGATGCAGGACAGAAAAATTGAACACGTGATCCTGAAGGAGCCCACCGCCGGCCAGTACGGCAGGGAGATTGCCAGAAGGGCGATCGCTCACGAAGCGACCAGCACCGAAGAAGAGCTGTGGCTGTTCATGGAGGATCGAAAGGAGGACGTGGAAAAGAACATCCTCCCGGCGCTGCGTGCAGGCAAAGTCGTGGTCATGGACAGGTATTACCAGTCCAACATCGCCTACCAGGGAGCCAGAGGCCTGGATACGGAGAAGATCAGGGAAGAGAACGAGCGCTTCTCACCCAGGCCCGACCTCGTCATCGTGCTCGACATAGACCCGGCCAGAGGGCTCTCCCGCATCGTCAACCAGCGAAAGAGCCAGCTCGATGCTTTCGAGAAAGAAGAGTACCTGCAGAAGGTTCGAAATATATTCCTCGACATAGGAAGGCAGCCGAATGGTGTTATAATTAGCGCAGATCAGAGCCCGGAGAAAGTACACCAGGAGATCGTGAAGGCGATAGAAGAGAGGCTGCCGGCTGACTTTTTTAAGTAA
- a CDS encoding transcriptional regulator TbsP domain-containing protein — translation MKLNDIVASMSGYLTEQTIVDFIMFSKAFDDTRYSVLKTKAIDKVSIALLAAAKNGELFYDVVQWGEESSVASKATFSRRKDFLVNLSVIQEESVKTPFGRPKIRLRLNEPKLKEYFGIP, via the coding sequence ATGAAATTAAACGATATAGTCGCTTCGATGTCGGGATACCTAACCGAACAGACGATTGTGGACTTTATCATGTTCAGCAAAGCCTTCGACGACACCCGGTACTCGGTGCTCAAGACCAAGGCCATTGATAAAGTCTCCATAGCGTTGCTAGCGGCTGCTAAAAACGGCGAACTATTCTATGATGTAGTTCAGTGGGGCGAGGAAAGCAGCGTGGCGTCCAAGGCTACGTTCTCCCGCAGGAAAGACTTCCTGGTCAACCTCAGCGTCATCCAGGAAGAAAGCGTGAAAACGCCGTTTGGCAGGCCGAAGATCCGGCTCAGGCTCAACGAGCCCAAGCTGAAAGAGTACTTCGGCATCCCGTAA
- a CDS encoding tRNA (N(6)-L-threonylcarbamoyladenosine(37)-C(2))-methylthiotransferase, which translates to MRVYIETYGCTANEADSAGIRDAVLASGGAIASSPEEADVIVVNTCAVTGHTANSMLRAVSRFPGKRVLVAGCLAVAEPGRLKGYEFVDGPGSLPVVRALGLRPEAGLSIAMTGRTATIKIAEGCNGQCSYCIVRLVRGRIRSTPAPDIVEAARRAIAEGASELFLTSQDSGAYGLDTGVRLPTLIRSIASLPGNFKVRIGMMNPFSIADILPDMVDVLNHPKVYRFAHIPVQSGSDRILKLMQRPYTEQEYSAIISRLRAGVPGITFSTDYIVGFPTETEADFRLTLEDLRTNRPLKVNITRFSPRPGTPAAAMPDVLERTKKERSRMLTALHHEVTSHDLKEAVGSRRSVLVSEKGKPGTVIARDPSYNMVVIEEDLPLGTVANVEISAAKTTYLIGRRI; encoded by the coding sequence ATGCGAGTCTATATCGAGACGTACGGCTGCACCGCCAACGAAGCGGATTCCGCAGGCATCAGGGACGCAGTGCTGGCATCGGGTGGAGCGATCGCCTCAAGCCCGGAGGAAGCCGACGTCATCGTTGTAAACACCTGCGCCGTGACCGGCCATACTGCGAATAGCATGCTGAGGGCAGTCTCCCGCTTTCCCGGCAAAAGAGTCCTCGTGGCCGGGTGCCTGGCAGTGGCGGAGCCCGGGCGGCTTAAGGGCTACGAGTTCGTGGACGGGCCCGGCTCGCTGCCGGTCGTCCGGGCACTGGGCCTTCGGCCGGAGGCCGGGCTTTCGATTGCGATGACTGGCAGGACCGCGACCATCAAGATTGCCGAAGGGTGTAATGGCCAGTGCTCATACTGCATAGTGAGGCTCGTGAGGGGCCGCATCCGCAGCACGCCTGCCCCGGACATCGTGGAGGCCGCCCGCCGGGCGATCGCAGAAGGCGCCTCGGAGCTCTTCCTCACCTCTCAGGATTCAGGGGCTTACGGCCTGGATACGGGAGTGCGGCTACCCACACTCATACGGAGTATTGCTTCGCTTCCCGGCAACTTCAAGGTGCGCATCGGCATGATGAACCCCTTCTCGATCGCCGACATCCTGCCCGATATGGTCGATGTGCTGAACCATCCGAAGGTCTACCGGTTTGCCCATATACCTGTGCAGTCAGGGTCCGATCGAATTCTGAAGCTCATGCAGAGGCCGTATACAGAGCAGGAGTACTCGGCTATCATATCACGGCTTCGAGCCGGGGTGCCGGGGATCACCTTCTCGACAGACTACATCGTAGGCTTCCCTACCGAGACCGAAGCGGATTTCCGCCTCACGCTGGAAGATCTGCGGACTAACCGGCCGCTGAAGGTGAACATCACCCGCTTCTCCCCCCGGCCGGGCACCCCTGCGGCAGCGATGCCAGACGTGCTCGAGCGCACCAAGAAAGAACGTTCCCGTATGCTGACCGCACTGCATCACGAAGTCACCTCTCATGACCTGAAAGAAGCGGTGGGCAGCCGCAGATCCGTGCTTGTATCAGAAAAGGGCAAGCCTGGCACGGTTATCGCACGCGATCCCTCCTATAATATGGTGGTGATTGAGGAAGACCTGCCGCTGGGAACAGTGGCGAACGTGGAAATATCCGCTGCAAAGACAACTTACCTGATCGGGCGGAGAATATAG
- the hisF gene encoding imidazole glycerol phosphate synthase subunit HisF translates to MLTRRIIPCLDVTLGPNGGCVVKGVEFVNLRSAGDPVELAKRYNDQGADELVFLDITASHEGRATMIDVIERTASEVFIPMTVGGGIKTIEEIRALLRAGADKITINTTAVKDPEFIRKASDIFGSQCIVTAIDCRSNTNIDDPNARNIVRRRDGTPAWYEVVIYGGRKATGIDAIEWAKTIEELGSGEIMLTSMDADGTKDGYDLYITKAIGEAVRIPVIASGGAGTIEHMYDAFKIANADAALAASIFHFGEYTIGQAKDYLRQRGIPVRP, encoded by the coding sequence ATGCTTACCCGGAGGATTATACCCTGTCTGGACGTCACTCTCGGCCCTAACGGGGGCTGCGTGGTCAAGGGAGTCGAGTTCGTGAACCTGCGGAGCGCTGGGGACCCCGTAGAGCTGGCGAAGCGCTATAATGATCAGGGCGCTGACGAGCTGGTCTTTCTGGACATCACCGCCTCTCACGAGGGCAGGGCCACGATGATCGACGTGATCGAGCGCACGGCCAGTGAGGTCTTTATCCCCATGACCGTCGGTGGCGGCATCAAGACCATCGAAGAGATCCGGGCGCTCCTCAGGGCCGGCGCGGACAAGATCACGATCAACACTACCGCAGTCAAGGACCCAGAGTTCATACGCAAGGCCTCCGACATCTTCGGCTCCCAGTGCATCGTGACTGCCATAGATTGCCGAAGTAACACCAACATTGATGACCCTAACGCCCGTAACATCGTTCGCCGCAGAGACGGAACTCCTGCATGGTACGAGGTTGTAATATATGGCGGCCGCAAGGCCACCGGGATCGACGCCATCGAGTGGGCCAAAACGATAGAAGAGCTGGGCAGCGGCGAAATCATGCTCACGAGCATGGATGCCGACGGGACTAAGGACGGCTACGATCTCTATATTACGAAAGCGATCGGCGAAGCCGTCCGCATACCCGTCATCGCATCCGGCGGAGCCGGCACCATCGAGCACATGTACGACGCCTTCAAGATCGCCAATGCCGACGCCGCTCTGGCAGCCAGCATCTTCCACTTCGGCGAGTACACCATCGGCCAGGCTAAAGACTACCTCCGGCAGAGAGGCATACCAGTGAGGCCATAA
- a CDS encoding fumarate hydratase — MSLERNIEDAAVELIRRAVTRLPAGVIAELERAERTESQDTPKRELRAMIENVREAGRCTLPMCQDTGIPLFFVTVGSFRVKGLEEVLAAAVRKATTEVPLRKNVVHPLTRANTGDNTGTDMPHIAYSFHDAEYMEISYMPKGAGSENMSALAMLNPSQGVQGIRKFVVETIAKAEGKPCPPVIIGVGLGGSSDMCMAMAKRALLRPVGEKNADPEMAKLEAELLELINRTGVGPMGLGGRTTALAVHVEWASCHTASLPVGLNVQCYAARRATIRVYPDGRTEFRGD, encoded by the coding sequence ATGTCGCTGGAGAGGAACATCGAGGACGCCGCCGTCGAGCTGATCAGAAGGGCGGTGACCCGGCTGCCGGCCGGAGTGATTGCGGAGCTGGAGAGAGCGGAGAGGACAGAATCGCAGGATACCCCTAAGCGGGAACTGCGGGCCATGATCGAGAACGTGAGGGAAGCCGGGAGATGCACCCTGCCCATGTGCCAGGACACCGGGATCCCGTTATTCTTCGTCACTGTAGGGTCGTTCAGGGTGAAGGGGCTGGAAGAAGTCCTTGCCGCAGCCGTAAGAAAGGCTACCACAGAAGTTCCGCTCCGCAAAAACGTCGTGCATCCGCTGACCAGGGCGAATACTGGAGATAATACGGGCACCGATATGCCACACATAGCTTATTCGTTCCATGATGCCGAATATATGGAGATTTCGTACATGCCTAAAGGGGCCGGCTCGGAGAACATGAGCGCGCTGGCCATGCTGAACCCGTCTCAGGGCGTGCAGGGCATCCGCAAGTTTGTCGTAGAGACTATCGCTAAGGCAGAGGGCAAGCCCTGTCCGCCCGTGATCATCGGCGTGGGCCTGGGAGGCAGTTCCGACATGTGTATGGCGATGGCTAAAAGAGCCCTGCTGCGGCCGGTCGGAGAGAAGAATGCCGATCCGGAGATGGCAAAGCTGGAAGCGGAACTGCTGGAGTTGATCAACCGGACGGGAGTGGGCCCGATGGGCCTGGGAGGCAGGACGACTGCACTGGCAGTACACGTAGAATGGGCAAGCTGTCATACTGCCAGCCTGCCGGTGGGGCTGAATGTACAATGTTATGCTGCGAGAAGGGCGACGATACGAGTCTACCCGGACGGCCGGACAGAGTTCAGGGGTGACTGA
- the mcrB gene encoding coenzyme-B sulfoethylthiotransferase subunit beta, with the protein MPKYKDKIDLYDDKGKLLEKDVPLEAVSPIVNPAIRKIVNLTKRSVSVSLEGIENALKTGKVGGKGRQVLGKSLDLPLTKDADKIAKKIEELVRVTKGDDTNVKVLGGGKSLLVQVPTQRIEAGAEFVAGISSTATATVESILELYKVDMFDGAFVKAAVWGMYPQTIDLEGGNVKSILDVPQKDEGVGYALRNIPTNHCVIISKRNAMNAAALNSIFEQAGVWEMGDAIGPWERYQLMGFAYQGLNANNLVYSTVKENGKNGTVGSVVATIVGKAIEDKVIKVEKTLPSGYKVYTTDDIPKWNAYAAAGVMAATMVNCGALRGAQAVSSTLLYYNDLLERETALPGVDFGKVQGTAVGFSFFSHSIYGGGGPGIFNGNHVVTRHSKGFAVPCVSAACALDAGTQMFSPESTSKAMEVFGEIPEFNQPLVAVAKGAKEIKDKI; encoded by the coding sequence ATGCCAAAATATAAGGACAAGATAGACCTGTATGATGACAAGGGAAAGCTTCTGGAGAAGGACGTTCCACTCGAGGCAGTCAGCCCGATTGTAAACCCCGCTATCCGCAAGATCGTCAACCTGACCAAGAGATCCGTCTCCGTCAGCCTTGAAGGCATCGAGAATGCCCTTAAGACTGGTAAGGTAGGCGGCAAGGGCAGGCAGGTACTGGGCAAGAGCCTGGACTTACCCCTGACCAAGGACGCAGACAAGATCGCCAAGAAGATCGAGGAACTGGTCCGCGTAACCAAGGGCGACGACACCAACGTCAAGGTCCTCGGCGGCGGCAAGAGCCTGCTCGTGCAGGTACCGACCCAGAGGATAGAAGCGGGCGCAGAGTTCGTGGCAGGCATCAGCTCTACCGCAACCGCGACCGTCGAGTCCATCCTCGAGCTGTACAAGGTTGACATGTTCGACGGTGCCTTCGTCAAGGCGGCTGTCTGGGGTATGTACCCGCAGACGATCGACCTCGAAGGCGGCAACGTCAAGTCGATTCTCGATGTCCCCCAGAAGGACGAAGGTGTCGGCTACGCACTGAGGAACATTCCGACCAACCACTGCGTCATCATCTCTAAGAGAAACGCCATGAACGCAGCTGCCCTGAACTCGATCTTCGAGCAGGCAGGCGTGTGGGAAATGGGCGATGCAATCGGTCCGTGGGAGAGGTACCAGTTAATGGGCTTCGCATACCAGGGCCTGAACGCGAACAACCTCGTATACTCCACTGTTAAGGAGAACGGCAAGAACGGCACCGTCGGTTCCGTCGTTGCCACCATCGTTGGCAAGGCCATCGAGGACAAAGTTATTAAAGTCGAGAAGACACTTCCGTCCGGATACAAGGTGTACACCACGGACGACATCCCGAAGTGGAACGCCTACGCGGCAGCCGGTGTAATGGCAGCCACGATGGTCAACTGCGGTGCACTCAGAGGCGCCCAGGCTGTGTCTTCGACTCTGCTGTACTACAACGACCTTCTCGAGAGAGAGACCGCACTTCCGGGTGTGGACTTCGGTAAGGTCCAGGGTACCGCTGTCGGCTTCTCGTTCTTCAGCCACTCGATCTACGGTGGCGGCGGACCGGGTATCTTCAACGGTAACCACGTCGTGACCAGGCACTCCAAGGGCTTCGCTGTACCTTGCGTGTCGGCAGCTTGCGCACTTGATGCAGGCACTCAGATGTTCTCGCCCGAGTCGACCTCCAAGGCAATGGAAGTCTTCGGTGAGATCCCCGAGTTCAACCAGCCGCTCGTCGCAGTAGCGAAGGGCGCCAAGGAAATCAAGGACAAGATTTAG
- a CDS encoding 4Fe-4S binding protein codes for MITVNRYRCGYCGACVGACPKNSIDLVETFIEIDKNCNRCGICTKVCPMGALELVKDEE; via the coding sequence ATGATAACAGTAAACCGTTACAGGTGCGGCTATTGCGGCGCTTGTGTGGGCGCCTGCCCCAAAAACTCTATCGACCTGGTCGAGACCTTCATCGAGATCGACAAGAACTGCAACAGGTGCGGCATCTGCACTAAAGTCTGCCCGATGGGTGCGCTGGAGCTGGTGAAGGATGAAGAGTGA
- the mcrD gene encoding methyl-coenzyme M reductase operon protein D — protein sequence MVAPVTGKNRLMQIEIFPERLLNIETAQALLNELNKIGGITRMIVYGPRLPKDDPKDLLDGKFDAREKKFLDIMGEKIELTVQVGRIFVEIENPGVKDKINEACRKTLPFPFEINEGLYIRTQKTLTDYVRKGGKVDDISVGMSDPGAMQKYSYCPPKSDDRDEKRR from the coding sequence ATGGTAGCGCCGGTTACCGGGAAAAATCGCCTGATGCAAATCGAGATTTTCCCCGAGCGGCTACTCAACATCGAGACTGCCCAGGCTCTGCTCAACGAGCTGAACAAGATCGGCGGGATCACCCGCATGATCGTGTACGGCCCCCGTCTCCCGAAGGATGATCCGAAAGACCTCCTGGATGGAAAGTTCGATGCCCGCGAGAAGAAATTTCTCGACATCATGGGTGAAAAAATCGAGTTGACCGTCCAGGTGGGGCGGATTTTCGTGGAGATCGAGAACCCTGGAGTAAAAGATAAAATCAACGAAGCGTGTCGAAAGACTTTGCCTTTCCCGTTCGAGATCAACGAGGGTCTCTATATCCGGACGCAGAAAACGCTGACGGACTACGTGAGAAAAGGCGGTAAAGTCGACGACATATCTGTGGGCATGTCCGATCCCGGGGCGATGCAGAAATACTCGTACTGCCCGCCGAAATCGGACGACAGAGACGAAAAACGGAGATGA
- a CDS encoding YncE family protein, protein MRYKPGIRSLLSIAILTVLSIAIFSGTAAGATAAKLYVADYDDNIVYVVDPDTGKLLKNISVGSHPVKVLTDPTGTVAYVLTEGDNTISVISIDRDEVMKKIPSGDQPTNMAISPDGMRLYVTSFNNQRVYVINTTGGSIEKTIQVGSGPSGIAFTTDGFACVGNSIDNAVMVIDSAGRNPVKTISVGAWPENVGIDPYNRLAFVPGFVDGSLTIIETNGWSVVKTTSIGGNPLDIAYDVSRGVFYVTDPTAGQVRSVDPQGEAITIASIPAARSVVVESYGSRIFVASPDNGTISVIPVTGADKPVTYVIGHKPTSITPIYLAEDGTPVPTVTPTATPVPTPVPATPTPAPTSAVVTPTSTAPAPAPAPIPTLLPLLALGTVAVGLALRKNL, encoded by the coding sequence ATGAGATACAAACCCGGCATCAGAAGCCTGTTATCTATCGCCATCCTTACGGTACTGTCTATCGCCATATTCTCCGGCACTGCCGCGGGCGCGACAGCCGCAAAGCTATACGTTGCGGACTACGACGACAACATCGTATACGTTGTCGACCCTGACACCGGTAAGCTGTTAAAAAACATCTCTGTTGGCAGCCACCCGGTCAAAGTCCTCACCGACCCCACTGGCACAGTGGCCTATGTGCTCACCGAAGGGGATAATACCATCTCGGTGATAAGCATCGACCGTGACGAGGTAATGAAGAAAATCCCCTCTGGTGACCAGCCCACGAACATGGCCATCTCTCCGGACGGGATGAGACTTTACGTGACCAGCTTCAACAACCAGCGGGTCTACGTGATCAACACGACCGGCGGCAGCATAGAAAAGACCATTCAGGTAGGATCGGGCCCGTCAGGGATCGCCTTTACGACCGATGGTTTTGCATGCGTGGGAAACTCCATCGATAACGCGGTCATGGTCATCGACTCTGCCGGCCGTAATCCGGTCAAAACGATCTCCGTTGGAGCATGGCCTGAGAACGTCGGAATCGATCCTTATAACCGGCTGGCCTTTGTTCCCGGCTTTGTCGATGGTTCCCTGACCATCATCGAAACCAACGGCTGGTCGGTCGTCAAGACCACCAGCATAGGCGGAAATCCGCTGGACATCGCTTACGATGTAAGCCGGGGGGTATTCTACGTGACCGACCCCACAGCCGGACAGGTCAGATCTGTAGACCCTCAGGGTGAGGCTATCACTATCGCCTCGATACCCGCCGCCCGCAGCGTCGTAGTCGAGAGCTATGGCAGCCGTATCTTCGTGGCCAGCCCGGATAACGGCACTATCAGCGTCATCCCCGTTACTGGCGCAGATAAGCCTGTGACTTATGTGATCGGCCACAAGCCGACCTCCATCACCCCGATATATCTTGCAGAGGACGGCACGCCGGTGCCCACTGTTACTCCGACTGCCACACCGGTACCCACGCCTGTACCAGCAACCCCGACACCCGCCCCGACGTCAGCAGTAGTGACCCCGACTTCGACTGCTCCAGCGCCTGCCCCGGCACCAATCCCGACGTTGCTGCCGCTGCTGGCTTTGGGTACGGTTGCAGTAGGACTTGCGTTGAGAAAGAATCTGTAA
- a CDS encoding MazG nucleotide pyrophosphohydrolase domain-containing protein, with protein MEIREFQRLMKELYGENDKARGFEKTALWFYEETGELAEALRKENKEEIAHEMADVFAWMVSMANMLDIDVQDACLSKYPLKCTRCNSNPCQCGK; from the coding sequence ATGGAAATCCGGGAATTCCAGCGGCTCATGAAAGAGCTGTACGGCGAAAACGACAAGGCCCGGGGCTTCGAGAAGACCGCCCTGTGGTTCTACGAGGAAACCGGCGAGCTCGCCGAGGCCCTCAGAAAGGAGAACAAGGAAGAGATCGCCCACGAAATGGCCGACGTCTTCGCCTGGATGGTCTCCATGGCCAACATGCTGGACATAGATGTCCAGGATGCCTGTTTATCAAAATATCCTTTAAAGTGCACCCGGTGTAACTCAAACCCCTGCCAGTGCGGGAAATAA
- a CDS encoding GbsR/MarR family transcriptional regulator codes for MTKSYSDILREREAILGTFEALFKARGMGDLHGRVFGAILLSVNEMTQDEISMFTGYSVPAVSSALDELVRVGLVNRHKRQDSRKYYYSSKADLDEIMRTVLRTLHDDYVQVVLDQLSAARAGARSDDGPQLREHMENIQNYERELKNLENYLKRLLEVPLEEQ; via the coding sequence ATGACCAAGTCCTACTCGGATATCCTCAGGGAACGGGAAGCGATCCTCGGCACGTTCGAGGCGCTGTTCAAAGCCCGGGGCATGGGGGATCTGCATGGCCGTGTATTCGGCGCAATCCTGCTCTCCGTCAACGAGATGACGCAGGACGAGATCAGCATGTTTACCGGCTATTCAGTGCCTGCAGTCAGCTCGGCTCTGGATGAGCTGGTGAGGGTAGGGCTGGTAAACCGGCACAAGCGACAGGATAGCCGGAAATACTATTATTCCAGCAAGGCAGACCTCGATGAGATCATGAGGACGGTGCTCAGGACGCTCCACGACGACTACGTCCAGGTCGTACTGGATCAGCTTTCGGCTGCCAGGGCCGGTGCCAGATCTGACGACGGCCCGCAGTTGAGAGAGCACATGGAAAACATCCAGAACTATGAGCGGGAGCTGAAGAACCTGGAGAACTACCTGAAGAGACTGCTGGAAGTCCCACTGGAGGAACAGTAA
- a CDS encoding NAD(P)/FAD-dependent oxidoreductase, producing MKSEYDVIVVGAGPGGSLAAKTAAEQGLDVLLIEKRQEIGDPVRCAEGVGKAGLQEFVEPDPKWISADIKCARIFSPDGTMVELSEKMAGNEVGFVLERKIFDRELAKMAAKAGAEVQVKTQATGLIIENGQVCGITGKRHGDEFTARAKVVVAADGVESKVGRWAGINTTLKMKDIETCAQFLMTDINIKPNSCDFYLGSKYAPGGYVWVFPKGDREANVGLGMLASHYKGKHPIEYLREFVADKFPEGKILETVVGAVPVSGMLPKLSTGGLVLVGDAGHVSDPITGGGIINAMSSGRIAGNIIANCIRAGDVSAKALSRYDAEVREALGKSLDKNYKIKEVVTKVSDNTMNVAAHSLQGVDFENVTVTKLVKEIVTRNPALLKELVGLI from the coding sequence ATGAAGAGTGAGTACGACGTCATCGTCGTGGGCGCCGGTCCCGGCGGCTCACTGGCAGCGAAGACCGCGGCAGAGCAGGGCCTGGACGTGCTCCTGATCGAGAAGCGGCAGGAGATCGGAGACCCCGTCAGGTGTGCCGAAGGCGTCGGCAAGGCGGGCCTCCAGGAGTTCGTGGAGCCCGACCCGAAGTGGATCAGCGCGGACATCAAGTGCGCCCGGATCTTTTCCCCGGACGGCACCATGGTCGAGCTTTCCGAGAAGATGGCGGGCAACGAAGTAGGCTTCGTGCTGGAGCGCAAGATCTTCGACCGGGAGCTGGCTAAGATGGCAGCCAAGGCAGGAGCCGAAGTCCAGGTCAAGACCCAGGCGACCGGCCTCATCATCGAGAACGGCCAGGTCTGCGGCATCACCGGCAAGCGGCACGGCGACGAATTCACCGCCCGGGCAAAGGTAGTCGTAGCGGCAGACGGCGTCGAGTCGAAGGTCGGCCGATGGGCGGGCATCAACACCACGCTGAAAATGAAAGACATCGAGACCTGCGCCCAGTTCCTGATGACGGATATCAACATCAAGCCCAACTCCTGCGACTTTTACCTCGGCAGCAAATACGCCCCCGGTGGCTACGTGTGGGTCTTCCCCAAGGGCGACCGGGAGGCTAACGTAGGCCTCGGCATGCTGGCATCTCACTACAAGGGCAAGCACCCGATCGAGTACCTCCGGGAGTTCGTCGCGGACAAGTTCCCCGAGGGCAAGATCCTCGAGACCGTCGTCGGCGCGGTGCCCGTCAGCGGCATGCTGCCCAAGCTCTCGACCGGCGGCCTCGTGCTCGTGGGAGACGCAGGCCACGTATCCGACCCGATCACCGGCGGCGGCATCATCAACGCCATGAGCAGCGGCAGGATTGCCGGCAACATCATAGCGAACTGCATCAGGGCTGGCGACGTGTCTGCAAAGGCGCTGTCCCGGTACGATGCCGAGGTCCGGGAAGCGCTGGGCAAGTCGCTGGACAAGAACTACAAGATCAAAGAAGTAGTGACCAAGGTGAGCGACAACACCATGAACGTGGCAGCTCACTCACTCCAGGGCGTCGACTTCGAGAACGTGACCGTCACCAAATTAGTCAAGGAGATCGTCACCCGGAATCCTGCCTTGCTGAAAGAGCTCGTGGGGCTTATCTGA
- a CDS encoding FumA C-terminus/TtdB family hydratase beta subunit — MEHRLRTPVSAETARSLHAGDTVFLTGTMITARDKAHIRMAEYFSGEKPLPFSLEGAVIFHGAPIVRQKADGWEMVAIGPTTSARMNDLEPPVIAHGARMIVGKGGMDSRTLHALHDHGSVYLSMTGGAAVLGARMVKRVAGVEWTDLGMAEAVWVLEVEDFGPLTVTMDAHLHDLYQDVRNRVSENIKTMGFK, encoded by the coding sequence ATGGAGCACAGGCTGAGGACTCCGGTCAGCGCCGAAACTGCAAGGTCCCTGCACGCCGGCGATACGGTTTTTTTAACGGGCACGATGATCACTGCCAGGGATAAGGCGCACATCCGGATGGCGGAGTACTTTTCGGGGGAGAAGCCGCTGCCGTTCTCCCTCGAAGGCGCAGTCATCTTTCATGGCGCACCCATCGTGCGGCAGAAGGCGGATGGATGGGAGATGGTGGCTATCGGGCCGACGACCAGCGCCAGGATGAACGACCTCGAGCCCCCGGTAATTGCCCATGGAGCCCGGATGATCGTCGGCAAAGGAGGCATGGATAGCCGCACCCTGCATGCGCTGCATGATCATGGCAGCGTATACCTGTCAATGACCGGAGGGGCCGCAGTCCTCGGCGCCCGGATGGTGAAGCGGGTAGCCGGGGTCGAGTGGACTGACCTGGGGATGGCAGAGGCGGTCTGGGTGCTGGAAGTAGAAGACTTCGGGCCGCTGACCGTAACTATGGATGCACATCTGCACGACCTGTACCAGGACGTGCGCAACAGGGTTTCGGAAAATATTAAAACCATGGGATTCAAATAA